The Nitrospirota bacterium genome includes a window with the following:
- a CDS encoding STAS domain-containing protein, translated as MKIKKTKIGVISYIEPDTPVADEGVSQLRQAVEECFKESEYKLVINFRSVPYIDSEGIETLLDILAEVRKKGGSIKLADPNPVCTDILTATRLDSIFEIYTSADKAGRSFL; from the coding sequence GTGAAAATAAAGAAAACCAAGATAGGCGTCATAAGCTATATTGAGCCTGATACCCCTGTTGCAGATGAAGGGGTCAGTCAATTGAGGCAGGCCGTGGAAGAATGTTTTAAGGAAAGTGAATACAAGCTTGTTATAAACTTCCGTTCAGTTCCCTATATAGACAGCGAAGGGATAGAAACCCTTCTTGACATACTTGCCGAGGTCAGAAAGAAAGGCGGCAGCATAAAACTGGCGGATCCCAATCCCGTGTGCACTGATATACTCACTGCGACCAGACTCGATTCAATCTTCGAAATCTACACAAGTGCAGACAAGGCAGGCCGGAGTTTCCTATGA